The Xanthomonas sp. CFBP 8443 genome has a window encoding:
- a CDS encoding TonB-dependent receptor, with amino-acid sequence MKSKRSASNLPARSLLCCALATCLFASMPAMAQSSNAILRGQAQAGAEVVVTNTATGSVRRAPVGPNGNYTVIGLPPGTYTVESKGVSRTVTLQVASSSTVDLDASAAAAPTGDATTLGTINVTAPPSIKDVKTSEVGNIVSLRQIQQLPQATRNFLEFADTVPGMVFTIDGNGNTKLRGGAANASAGNLYIDGVGQKSYVRSGGIAGQADTQGNPFPQLAIGEYKVITSNYKAEYGQVSGAAITAATKSGTNEFHGEAFFRYTDQDLRDKRPDEDNGKIDSQTKEYGFSLGGPILQDRMHFFVAYEGKENVAPKSVQAEANALPFVGVLPANLSSQYGAANMPFEEDLVFAKVDFEPTDRDRIELSTLYRDETQIANVGGLNTPEQATNKINKDKRSTLRWQHSADSWYNELIVGTEDSENNPTAKTLGNGILYKYLAPRAGSTDVDEYTFLATGSAGGSTVQRKSQKGWFLQNDLTFTSFEWHGEHTIKMGVNYKDVKLTSQDAAAVNPQFSYAVDANGVAATPYRVDFVAPYTTPGQRATVESPSKQYGIYIQDDWAATDKLLINVGVRYDYEDTPAYTDFVTSQGFVDALYGDDPDNPGQPWANRLLPSGINAADYISTGNNRKNFKDAWAPRLGFSYDFFGDETAVLHGGAGRSYDRNLFEQLALETSKAALSPVAVYFENPATGQCFRSDRTCAAWDPRFLNGVDQLNTIPGVSGSAELFIFNNNIKTPYSDQYSIGISNQVGDWLTDVTFQRVLSYDGFVMSLINRYPNGSYFENGSVPWGEPVPGYQNTIIGNNGLEQRSSQVLLSAEKPYTKESGWGLTLSYTHTSARQNRNIDEPFAFDKPTVGDYPFVKSDAVSAHRFVASGSIDGPWGVTFGAKVVLATPEPINTIACYGRVDADGGTCQQVGVTPPGSGKFLVGGKIWGYRTVDFQASKDFAVYNDFKLSARINLLNAFNFKNYSSYAYNGFGTNGSFDPDITINKTGEILYVPRTVTFEIGAKF; translated from the coding sequence ATGAAGAGCAAGCGTTCCGCTTCCAACCTGCCCGCACGCAGCCTGCTGTGCTGCGCGCTGGCGACCTGTCTGTTCGCCTCGATGCCGGCGATGGCGCAGTCCAGCAACGCGATCCTGCGCGGCCAGGCCCAGGCCGGCGCCGAAGTGGTCGTCACCAACACCGCCACCGGTTCGGTGCGTCGCGCGCCGGTGGGTCCCAACGGCAACTACACCGTGATCGGCCTGCCGCCGGGCACCTACACGGTCGAGTCCAAGGGCGTCAGCCGCACGGTGACCCTGCAGGTCGCCTCCTCTTCCACGGTCGATCTCGACGCCAGCGCGGCCGCCGCGCCGACTGGCGACGCGACCACGCTGGGCACGATCAACGTCACCGCGCCGCCGTCGATCAAGGACGTCAAGACCTCCGAGGTCGGCAACATCGTGTCGCTGCGCCAGATCCAGCAGCTGCCGCAGGCCACGCGCAACTTCCTGGAGTTCGCCGACACCGTGCCGGGCATGGTCTTCACCATCGACGGCAACGGCAACACCAAGCTGCGCGGCGGCGCCGCCAACGCCAGCGCCGGCAACCTGTACATCGACGGCGTCGGCCAGAAGAGCTACGTGCGCAGCGGCGGCATCGCCGGCCAGGCCGACACCCAGGGCAACCCGTTCCCGCAGCTGGCGATCGGCGAGTACAAGGTCATCACCTCCAACTACAAGGCCGAGTACGGCCAGGTCAGCGGCGCGGCGATCACCGCGGCGACCAAGTCCGGTACCAACGAGTTCCACGGCGAGGCGTTCTTCCGCTACACCGACCAGGACCTGCGCGACAAGCGCCCGGACGAAGACAACGGCAAGATCGATTCGCAGACCAAGGAATACGGCTTCTCCCTGGGCGGCCCGATCCTGCAGGACCGCATGCACTTCTTCGTCGCCTACGAAGGCAAGGAGAACGTGGCGCCCAAGAGCGTGCAGGCCGAGGCCAATGCGCTGCCCTTCGTCGGCGTGCTGCCGGCCAACCTGTCCAGCCAGTACGGCGCGGCGAACATGCCGTTCGAAGAAGACCTGGTCTTCGCCAAGGTCGACTTCGAGCCGACCGACCGCGACCGCATCGAGCTGAGCACCCTGTACCGCGACGAGACCCAGATCGCCAACGTCGGCGGCCTCAACACGCCCGAGCAGGCCACCAACAAGATCAACAAGGACAAGCGCTCGACCCTGCGTTGGCAGCACAGCGCCGACAGCTGGTACAACGAGCTGATCGTGGGCACCGAGGATTCGGAGAACAACCCGACCGCCAAGACCCTCGGCAACGGCATCCTCTACAAGTACCTGGCACCGCGCGCCGGCTCCACCGACGTCGACGAATACACGTTCCTGGCCACCGGCTCGGCAGGCGGCTCCACCGTGCAGCGCAAGAGCCAGAAGGGCTGGTTCCTGCAGAACGACCTGACCTTCACCAGCTTCGAGTGGCACGGCGAACACACCATCAAGATGGGCGTGAACTACAAGGACGTGAAGCTGACCTCGCAGGACGCGGCGGCAGTGAACCCGCAGTTCAGCTACGCCGTCGATGCCAATGGCGTCGCCGCCACGCCGTACCGCGTGGATTTCGTCGCCCCCTACACCACGCCCGGGCAGCGGGCGACGGTGGAGTCGCCGTCCAAGCAGTACGGCATCTACATCCAGGACGACTGGGCCGCCACCGACAAGCTGCTGATCAACGTCGGCGTGCGCTACGACTACGAAGACACCCCGGCCTACACCGACTTCGTCACCTCGCAGGGCTTCGTCGATGCGCTGTACGGCGACGATCCGGACAACCCCGGCCAGCCCTGGGCCAACCGCCTGCTGCCGAGCGGCATCAACGCGGCCGATTACATCAGCACCGGCAACAACCGCAAGAACTTCAAGGATGCGTGGGCGCCACGCCTGGGCTTCTCGTACGATTTCTTCGGCGACGAGACCGCGGTCCTGCACGGCGGCGCCGGCCGTTCGTACGACCGCAACCTGTTCGAGCAGCTCGCGCTGGAAACCAGCAAGGCCGCGCTGTCGCCGGTCGCCGTGTACTTCGAGAACCCGGCCACCGGCCAGTGCTTCCGCAGCGATCGCACCTGCGCTGCGTGGGATCCGCGTTTCCTCAATGGCGTGGACCAGCTGAACACCATTCCCGGCGTCAGCGGCAGCGCCGAGCTGTTCATCTTCAACAACAACATCAAGACCCCGTACAGCGACCAGTACAGCATCGGCATCAGCAACCAGGTCGGCGACTGGCTGACCGACGTGACCTTCCAGCGCGTGCTCAGCTACGACGGCTTCGTGATGTCGCTGATCAACCGCTATCCGAATGGTTCCTACTTCGAGAACGGCAGCGTGCCGTGGGGCGAGCCGGTTCCGGGCTACCAGAACACCATCATCGGCAACAACGGCCTGGAACAGCGCAGCAGCCAGGTCCTGCTGTCGGCGGAGAAGCCCTACACCAAGGAATCGGGCTGGGGTCTGACCCTGTCCTACACCCACACCAGCGCGCGCCAGAACCGCAACATCGACGAGCCGTTCGCGTTCGACAAGCCGACGGTGGGCGACTATCCGTTCGTGAAGTCCGATGCGGTCTCGGCGCACCGCTTCGTGGCCTCCGGTTCGATCGACGGTCCGTGGGGCGTCACCTTCGGCGCCAAGGTGGTGCTGGCCACGCCTGAGCCGATCAACACCATCGCCTGCTACGGCAGGGTCGATGCGGACGGCGGCACCTGCCAGCAGGTCGGCGTCACTCCGCCGGGCAGCGGCAAGTTCCTGGTCGGCGGCAAGATCTGGGGCTATCGCACGGTCGACTTCCAGGCGAGCAAGGACTTCGCTGTGTACAACGACTTCAAGCTGTCGGCGCGCATCAACCTGCTCAACGCCTTCAACTTCAAGAACTACTCGTCGTATGCGTACAACGGTTTCGGCACCAACGGCAGTTTCGACCCGGACATCACCATCAACAAGACCGGCGAGATCCTGTACGTGCCGCGCACCGTGACCTTCGAGATCGGCGCCAAGTTCTGA
- a CDS encoding LacI family DNA-binding transcriptional regulator: MNPRIAQAPEQRASITIKDVARMANVSVATVSRTMNGHQHVAEPVRARVLEAARTLHYVPHHAARSLSSRRTHTIGVILPDLHGEFFSELIRGIDTVARERGLHLLVSSYHGEPEEQRLAVRRMPGRVDGLLIMSPYLGSGADEAIDMLPGALPAVLMNCAERIADTQVLNVDNYGGARAMTRHLLDSGHRRIAFISGPDDNFDARERLRGYRDELHERSPQTPPRVLPGDFDEASGYRAGQALLQGERPDVVFAANDMMALGCLFAFTHAGLRVPDDIALAGFDDVPMARYVHPALTTMRVDIAGFGARAMQLLIAALEPQTASAPSSTDIAPQLIVRASSVQRGTAMD, translated from the coding sequence GTGAACCCGCGGATCGCGCAAGCGCCGGAACAGCGCGCCAGCATCACCATCAAGGACGTGGCGCGCATGGCCAACGTCTCGGTGGCGACGGTGTCGCGCACCATGAACGGCCATCAGCACGTGGCCGAGCCGGTGCGCGCGCGGGTGCTGGAAGCGGCGCGCACGCTGCACTACGTGCCGCATCACGCCGCGCGCAGCCTCAGCAGCCGCCGCACCCACACCATCGGCGTGATCCTGCCCGACCTGCACGGCGAGTTCTTCTCCGAACTGATCCGCGGCATCGACACCGTCGCGCGCGAGCGCGGCCTGCACCTGCTGGTGTCCAGCTACCACGGCGAGCCGGAGGAGCAGCGGCTGGCGGTGCGGCGCATGCCCGGGCGCGTGGACGGACTGCTGATCATGTCGCCGTACCTGGGCAGCGGCGCCGACGAGGCCATCGACATGCTCCCCGGCGCTCTGCCGGCGGTGCTGATGAACTGCGCCGAGCGCATCGCCGACACGCAGGTGCTCAACGTCGACAACTACGGCGGCGCGCGCGCGATGACCCGCCACCTGCTCGACAGCGGCCACCGCCGCATCGCCTTCATCTCCGGGCCGGACGACAATTTCGATGCGCGCGAACGCCTGCGCGGCTACCGCGACGAGCTGCACGAGCGCAGCCCGCAGACGCCGCCGCGGGTGCTGCCGGGCGACTTCGACGAAGCCTCCGGCTACCGCGCCGGACAGGCGCTGCTGCAGGGCGAACGCCCGGACGTGGTGTTCGCGGCCAACGACATGATGGCGCTCGGCTGCCTGTTCGCCTTCACCCATGCCGGCCTGCGCGTGCCCGACGACATCGCCCTGGCTGGGTTCGACGACGTGCCGATGGCGCGCTACGTGCATCCGGCGCTGACCACGATGCGGGTGGACATCGCCGGCTTCGGCGCGCGCGCGATGCAGCTGCTGATCGCCGCGCTGGAGCCGCAGACCGCGTCCGCGCCGTCCTCCACCGACATCGCCCCGCAATTGATCGTCCGTGCGTCCAGTGTCCAGCGAGGAACCGCCATGGACTGA
- a CDS encoding discoidin domain-containing protein, which produces MTLPVQAQDGRLPPRDAWRASSSSSQVKAQAIDYLIDGDATTRTGGAFSPGHWFQVDLGRVAQVGGVHLQWDTANPEGFLLQASTDGQRWDTVYTMADSMGGSETLFFAPRRARYLRLASPERTADWGVSIFEMEPLGAAASAQLRGVAVADAAALWQGGAAVPMPGKGKQARQLDIALPRAFASTGLIVEFAGAHGAARLQAQDAGGRWSTLAEDPQAGQGDSAYLAGTAPVQARALRLSVDAAPGAAAPALRRLRLLGPKALMTPMKRYQVAAQRGERALFPASLHMQQTYWTAVGIHAGRQKSIFDEYGNLEAWKGAPLVQPLWRDASGSAAGADGHALTHALRDGWKPMPSVRWSPQPGLELRSETFAIEHNGQPVTLLRHRLRNTGNTPVSGTLSLLVRPMQMNPPWQNGGLSPIHDVAVEDAAVRVNGRLLLESLSAPSGAGAEAFGAHGETEITRHVAAGTLPAQRQAHDADGLAAAMLNYTVSLAPGAQQDVVLAFPLGTANADKQGRLPPAPALDRAALLGAAGRDPGRSFDALADRVSADWQRRLGNVGLTLPDASLVDMLRAQAAYMLINQTGPAMQPGPRNYNRSFIRDGMATSAVLLRMGQAKVARDYLQWYSDHAVHPNGLVSPILNDDGSVNDGFGSDLEYDSQGEYITLVADVARLDGGPESVRAYLPKVKLAMQFMQELRERTLVPGYMAEQPAPERFRGILAPSISHEGYSSPTHSYWDDYWALKGWHDGAWLAESLGDAQTAAWAREQYAALRTSLAASIRATMAWKGADFIPAAADLGDGDPSSVSIALDPTGQQDLLPEQALRTTFARYLDDVRKRKQPNALWAYSPYEMRNVLTYVHLDQPQVADELLQDMMRDRRPFEWQVLAEVVQSRLRFPRYLGDMPHTWIGAEYARTLFGMLMHEGDDALVLLPGAPPSWLAGDGLSVQRLPTAYGQLSMRARQRDEVLRVELGSGLRAGTAVRVVWPSRTRPTQLRVDGRRVDDYDAGGVVLSKPFRTLEARW; this is translated from the coding sequence ATGACCTTGCCAGTGCAGGCGCAGGACGGCCGCTTGCCGCCGCGCGATGCGTGGCGCGCTTCCAGTTCCTCCAGCCAGGTCAAGGCGCAGGCGATCGACTACCTGATCGACGGCGATGCGACCACCCGCACCGGCGGCGCCTTCAGTCCCGGGCATTGGTTCCAGGTCGACCTGGGCCGCGTGGCGCAGGTCGGCGGCGTGCATCTGCAATGGGACACCGCCAATCCGGAAGGCTTCCTGCTGCAGGCCTCCACCGACGGCCAGCGCTGGGACACGGTCTACACCATGGCCGATTCCATGGGCGGCAGCGAGACGCTGTTCTTCGCGCCGCGCCGCGCTCGCTACCTGCGCCTGGCCAGCCCCGAACGCACCGCCGACTGGGGCGTGTCGATCTTCGAGATGGAACCGCTGGGCGCCGCGGCCAGCGCGCAGCTGCGCGGCGTGGCGGTGGCCGATGCGGCCGCGCTGTGGCAAGGCGGCGCGGCGGTGCCGATGCCGGGCAAGGGCAAGCAGGCACGGCAGTTGGACATCGCCCTCCCGCGCGCGTTCGCCAGCACCGGCCTGATCGTCGAGTTCGCCGGCGCGCATGGCGCGGCGCGGCTGCAGGCGCAGGATGCCGGCGGCCGCTGGAGCACGCTGGCCGAGGATCCGCAGGCTGGGCAGGGCGACAGCGCCTACCTGGCCGGCACCGCGCCGGTGCAGGCGCGTGCGCTGCGCCTGAGCGTGGACGCCGCACCCGGCGCCGCCGCACCGGCGCTGCGCCGCCTGCGCCTGCTCGGGCCGAAGGCGCTGATGACGCCGATGAAGCGCTACCAGGTCGCCGCGCAGCGCGGCGAACGCGCGCTGTTCCCGGCCTCGCTGCACATGCAGCAGACCTATTGGACCGCGGTCGGCATCCACGCCGGCCGGCAGAAATCGATCTTCGACGAGTACGGCAACCTGGAGGCGTGGAAGGGCGCGCCGCTGGTGCAGCCGCTGTGGCGCGACGCGTCCGGCAGCGCCGCCGGCGCCGATGGACACGCGCTGACGCATGCGCTGCGCGATGGCTGGAAGCCGATGCCGTCGGTGCGCTGGTCGCCGCAGCCGGGGCTGGAACTGCGCAGCGAGACCTTCGCGATCGAGCACAACGGGCAGCCGGTGACGCTGCTGCGCCACCGCCTGCGCAACACCGGCAACACCCCGGTCAGCGGCACGCTGTCGCTGCTGGTGCGGCCGATGCAGATGAACCCGCCGTGGCAGAACGGCGGCCTGTCGCCGATCCACGACGTGGCCGTCGAGGACGCCGCGGTGCGCGTCAATGGCCGCCTGCTGCTGGAATCGCTGAGCGCGCCCAGCGGCGCCGGCGCCGAAGCGTTCGGCGCGCATGGGGAAACCGAAATCACCCGCCACGTCGCCGCCGGCACGCTGCCGGCGCAACGCCAGGCGCACGACGCCGACGGCCTGGCCGCGGCGATGCTGAACTACACGGTGTCGCTGGCGCCGGGCGCGCAGCAGGACGTGGTGCTGGCGTTCCCGCTCGGCACCGCCAACGCCGACAAGCAGGGCCGCCTGCCGCCGGCGCCGGCGCTGGACCGCGCCGCGCTGCTCGGCGCCGCGGGCCGCGATCCGGGCCGCAGCTTCGACGCGCTGGCCGATCGCGTCTCCGCGGACTGGCAGCGCCGGCTCGGCAACGTCGGGCTGACCCTGCCCGACGCCAGCCTGGTCGACATGCTGCGCGCGCAGGCCGCGTACATGCTGATCAACCAGACCGGCCCGGCGATGCAGCCCGGTCCGCGCAACTACAACCGCTCCTTCATCCGCGACGGCATGGCCACCTCGGCGGTGCTGCTGCGCATGGGCCAGGCCAAGGTCGCCCGCGACTACCTGCAGTGGTACAGCGACCACGCGGTGCATCCGAACGGGCTGGTGTCGCCGATCCTCAACGACGACGGCAGCGTCAACGACGGTTTCGGCTCGGACCTGGAGTACGACAGCCAGGGCGAATACATCACCCTGGTCGCCGACGTGGCGCGCCTGGACGGCGGCCCGGAGAGCGTGCGTGCCTACCTGCCGAAGGTGAAGCTGGCGATGCAGTTCATGCAGGAACTGCGCGAGCGCACCCTGGTGCCCGGCTACATGGCCGAGCAGCCGGCGCCGGAGCGTTTCCGCGGCATCCTGGCCCCATCGATCAGCCACGAAGGCTATTCCAGCCCCACCCACAGCTACTGGGACGACTACTGGGCGCTGAAGGGCTGGCACGACGGCGCATGGCTGGCCGAATCGCTGGGCGATGCGCAGACCGCGGCCTGGGCGCGCGAACAGTACGCCGCGCTGCGCACCTCGCTGGCCGCCTCGATCCGCGCCACGATGGCCTGGAAGGGCGCCGACTTCATCCCCGCCGCGGCCGACCTGGGCGATGGCGACCCGAGCAGCGTGTCGATCGCGCTGGATCCCACCGGCCAGCAGGACCTGCTGCCGGAACAGGCGCTGCGCACCACCTTCGCGCGCTACCTGGACGACGTGCGCAAGCGCAAGCAGCCCAACGCGCTGTGGGCGTACTCGCCGTACGAGATGCGCAACGTGCTGACCTACGTGCACCTGGACCAGCCGCAGGTCGCCGACGAGCTGCTGCAGGACATGATGCGCGACCGCCGCCCGTTCGAATGGCAGGTGCTGGCCGAAGTGGTGCAGTCGCGGCTGCGCTTCCCGCGCTACCTCGGCGACATGCCGCATACCTGGATCGGCGCCGAATACGCGCGCACCCTGTTCGGCATGCTGATGCACGAAGGCGACGACGCCCTGGTGCTGCTGCCGGGCGCGCCGCCGTCGTGGCTGGCCGGCGACGGCCTGTCGGTGCAGCGCCTGCCCACCGCCTATGGTCAGCTGAGCATGCGCGCGCGCCAGCGCGACGAGGTGCTGCGCGTCGAACTCGGCAGCGGGCTGCGTGCCGGCACCGCGGTGCGCGTGGTGTGGCCCTCGCGCACGCGGCCGACGCAGCTGCGCGTGGACGGCCGCCGCGTCGACGACTACGACGCCGGCGGTGTGGTGCTGAGCAAGCCGTTCCGGACCCTGGAGGCACGCTGGTGA
- the plsB gene encoding glycerol-3-phosphate 1-O-acyltransferase PlsB, with protein MTPMPEQNPLPFPDDAAGARAPDPAAAPPAPAGGDAAEAPGAAALPVPPSNVRTAKRPLWARLLGRVADPWLGLKIEPAEPGQYDDGRPVVYVLEDYGLSNALILDKACREAGLPSPLVPLPGDPLGRKRAYLALSRRSSNNALIPEQRGAKTHSDSLAKLLQAHRERPDLDIHLVPVSIFVGRAPDKQSGWFAVLFSENWALVGSFRRLLGVLLNGRSTIVRFAPPVSMRQTIEEGLPPERTVRKLQRVLRTHFRRIREAVIGPDLSTRRLLVDQVLAAEPVREAIAAQAKRDNSKPMDAWRKAHAYAWEIAADYSSPVVRSASFLLTHVWNRIYAGVLVHHLDKLKEAAPGHEVIYVPSHRSHMDYLLLSYLLYERGIVPPHIVAGINLNLPVVGQLLRKGGAFFIRRSIRGNALYSAVLSEYVAQLVAGGYSIEYFVEGGRSRTGRLLQPKGGMIAMTLRAFLRQPRKPVLFQPIYVGYEKLMEGNSYLDELSGRPKEKESIWGLLWSIPKVLKQNYGQVVVNFGEPIALSQVLAQRAPEWDGQPLGEDEKPNWLNGTVDALAQQIQVHINAAADVNPVNLLALALLSTPKHAMGEADLIAQIELCKKLLAELPYSDRVTVTPHSPERIIAHAEEINVLTRTPHPLGDVLSVNGDNAVLLSYFRNNVLHLFTASSWVACCFQNNRRMSRSGLLRLGRIVYPFLQAELFLPWSEDQFAERIERTIEVFVREGLLLQVNDDDGGVLARNTGQTDEVFRLRAIGHSLQQAFERYYIAISVLVKNGPGKLGAGELESLCQQAAQRLSLLYAPAAPEFFDKTLFRGFIQKLRELKLVWPDENSKLLFDERLDAWAKDAKFILGRELRHTIERVSPEAAKTEEPAVPQD; from the coding sequence ATGACGCCGATGCCAGAACAAAATCCCCTCCCCTTTCCCGACGACGCCGCGGGCGCGCGCGCGCCGGACCCGGCGGCAGCGCCGCCCGCCCCGGCCGGCGGCGACGCCGCCGAAGCGCCCGGTGCGGCGGCGCTGCCGGTGCCGCCGTCCAACGTGCGCACCGCCAAGCGGCCGCTGTGGGCGCGCCTGCTCGGGCGCGTGGCCGATCCGTGGCTGGGCCTGAAGATCGAACCGGCCGAGCCCGGCCAGTACGACGACGGCCGCCCGGTGGTCTACGTGCTGGAGGACTACGGCCTGTCCAACGCGCTGATCCTGGACAAGGCCTGCCGCGAGGCCGGCCTGCCGTCGCCGCTGGTGCCGCTGCCCGGCGACCCGCTGGGGCGCAAGCGCGCCTACCTGGCGCTGTCGCGGCGCAGCAGCAACAACGCGCTGATCCCCGAGCAGCGCGGCGCCAAGACCCACTCCGATTCGCTGGCCAAGCTGCTGCAGGCGCACCGCGAGCGCCCGGACCTGGACATCCACCTGGTGCCGGTGTCGATCTTCGTCGGCCGCGCGCCGGACAAGCAGAGCGGCTGGTTCGCGGTGCTGTTCTCGGAAAACTGGGCGCTGGTCGGCAGCTTCCGGCGCCTGCTCGGCGTGCTGCTCAACGGCCGCAGCACCATCGTGCGCTTCGCCCCGCCGGTGTCGATGCGGCAGACGATCGAGGAAGGGCTGCCGCCGGAGCGCACCGTGCGCAAGCTGCAGCGCGTGCTGCGCACCCATTTCCGGCGCATCCGCGAGGCGGTGATCGGGCCGGACCTGTCGACCCGGCGCCTGCTGGTGGACCAGGTGCTGGCCGCCGAACCGGTGCGCGAGGCGATCGCCGCGCAGGCCAAGCGCGACAACAGCAAGCCGATGGACGCGTGGCGCAAGGCCCACGCCTATGCCTGGGAAATCGCCGCCGACTATTCCAGCCCGGTGGTGCGCTCGGCCAGCTTCCTGCTCACCCATGTGTGGAACCGCATCTACGCCGGCGTGCTGGTGCACCACCTGGACAAGCTGAAGGAAGCCGCGCCCGGACACGAAGTGATCTACGTGCCCAGCCACCGCAGCCACATGGACTACCTGCTGCTGTCCTACCTGCTGTACGAGCGCGGCATCGTGCCGCCGCACATCGTGGCCGGCATCAACCTCAACCTGCCGGTGGTCGGGCAGTTGCTGCGCAAGGGCGGCGCGTTCTTCATCCGCCGCTCGATCCGCGGCAACGCGCTGTACTCGGCCGTGCTCAGCGAATACGTGGCGCAGCTGGTGGCCGGCGGCTACTCGATCGAATACTTCGTCGAGGGCGGGCGCTCGCGCACCGGCCGGCTGCTGCAGCCCAAGGGCGGCATGATCGCGATGACCCTGCGCGCGTTCCTGCGCCAGCCGCGCAAGCCGGTGCTGTTCCAGCCGATCTACGTCGGCTACGAGAAGCTGATGGAAGGCAACAGCTATCTCGACGAACTCAGCGGCCGGCCCAAGGAGAAGGAATCGATCTGGGGCCTGCTGTGGAGCATCCCCAAGGTGCTCAAGCAGAACTACGGCCAGGTGGTGGTGAACTTCGGCGAGCCGATCGCGCTGAGCCAGGTGCTGGCGCAGCGCGCGCCGGAATGGGACGGCCAGCCGCTGGGCGAGGACGAGAAGCCGAACTGGTTGAACGGCACCGTCGATGCGCTGGCGCAGCAGATCCAGGTGCACATCAACGCCGCCGCCGACGTCAATCCGGTCAACCTGCTGGCGCTGGCGCTGCTGTCCACGCCCAAGCACGCGATGGGCGAGGCCGACCTGATCGCGCAGATCGAACTGTGCAAGAAGCTGCTGGCCGAACTGCCGTACTCGGACCGGGTCACCGTCACCCCGCATTCGCCCGAGCGCATCATCGCCCACGCCGAGGAGATCAACGTGCTGACCCGCACGCCGCATCCGCTCGGCGACGTGCTCAGCGTCAACGGCGACAACGCGGTGCTGCTGAGCTACTTCCGCAACAACGTGCTGCACCTGTTCACCGCCTCCTCGTGGGTGGCGTGCTGCTTCCAGAACAACCGCCGCATGAGCCGCTCCGGGCTGCTGCGGCTGGGCCGCATCGTGTACCCGTTCCTGCAGGCCGAGCTGTTCCTGCCATGGAGCGAGGACCAGTTCGCCGAACGCATCGAGCGCACCATCGAGGTATTCGTGCGCGAAGGGCTGCTGCTGCAGGTCAACGACGACGACGGCGGCGTGCTGGCGCGCAACACCGGGCAGACCGACGAGGTGTTCCGCCTGCGCGCGATCGGGCATTCGCTGCAGCAGGCGTTCGAGCGCTACTACATCGCCATTTCGGTGCTGGTCAAGAACGGCCCCGGCAAGCTCGGCGCCGGCGAACTGGAGAGCCTGTGCCAGCAGGCCGCGCAGCGCCTGAGCCTGCTGTACGCGCCGGCCGCGCCGGAGTTCTTCGACAAGACCCTGTTCCGCGGCTTCATCCAGAAGCTGCGCGAACTGAAGCTGGTGTGGCCGGACGAGAACAGCAAGCTGCTGTTCGACGAGCGCCTGGACGCCTGGGCGAAAGACGCCAAGTTCATTCTAGGCCGCGAATTGCGTCACACCATCGAGCGGGTCAGTCCGGAAGCGGCGAAGACAGAAGAGCCGGCGGTGCCGCAGGATTGA